Proteins encoded within one genomic window of Salvelinus sp. IW2-2015 unplaced genomic scaffold, ASM291031v2 Un_scaffold2085, whole genome shotgun sequence:
- the LOC112072912 gene encoding myelin P2 protein, with the protein MVDKFVGTWKMTSSDNFDDYMKALGVGFATRQVGNRTKPSLIINMDDQGMICVKSQSTFKTVEIKFKLNEPFEETTADDRKTMTVFTLENGNLVQKQNWDGKETTIEREVTGDGKLIAKCVMGDVVAVRTYVKEA; encoded by the exons ATGGTTGACAAGTTTGTGGGGACCTGGAAAATGACTTCCAGCGATAACTTTGATGACTACATGAAAGCTTTGG GTGTTGGCTTCGCGACCCGACAGGTGGGAAACCGCACCAAGCCCAGTCTCATCATCAACATGGACGACCAAGGAATGATCTGTGTGAAATCCCAGAGCACtttcaaaacggttgaaattAAATTCAAACTCAACGAGCCTTTCGAGGAAACAACCGCCGACGACAGAAAAACAATG ACCGTTTTTACTCTTGAAAATGGCAACCTTGTGCAAAAACAGAACTGGGACGGCAAAGAGACGACAATCGAGAGAGAGGTGACTGGTGATGGAAAGTTGATAGCG AAATGCGTGATGGGGGATGTGGTTGCGGTGAGGACATACGTGAAGGAGGCGTGA
- the LOC112072911 gene encoding large ribosomal subunit protein mL53 yields MAASSKTTVVLKTVKNIVVQFCPFEANVRSTREFLVLVGSEKARSTNMNCEVMTEVKHDQSEPVVDITFMDGERLMMKGARLTSKEMLTALQSRCMAKDPQGKITAKK; encoded by the exons ATGGCGGCTTCAAGCAAGACAACGGTGGTGCTTAAGACGGTCAAGAACATTGTTGTTCAGTTTTGTCCGTTTGAAGCCAATGTTCGTTCCACACG GGAGTTCCTGGTCCTGGTTGGGTCTGAGAAGGCCAGATCTACCAATATGAACTGTGAGGTGATGACAGAAGTAAAACACGACCAGTCTGAACCAGTGGTGGACATCACATTCA TGGATGGAGAGAGGCTAATGATGAAGGGTGCGAGACTGACCAGCAAGGAGATGCTGACTGCACTGCAGTCCCGATGTATGGCCAAGGACCCGCAGGGCAAAATTACAGCCAAGAAGtag